From Mycolicibacterium cosmeticum, a single genomic window includes:
- a CDS encoding 5-(carboxyamino)imidazole ribonucleotide synthase encodes MPRTPKSSAAPVVAMIGGGQLARMTHQAAIALGQTLRVLAAAADEPAAQVSPDVVLGAHTDLEALRRAAAGADALTFDHEHVPTAHLERLVAEGVNVAPPPQALIHAQDKLVMRRRLEALGAPIPRFSAVASVDDVDVFAARIGGPVVIKTIRGGYDGRGVVLARDLAHAREAVAGYLADGVEVLLEERVAMRRELSALVARSPFGQGAAWPVVQTVQRDGICVEVIAPAPGLPGEVAAEAEALGLRLADELGVVGVLAVELFDTTDGAILVNELAMRPHNSGHWTMDGARTSQFEQHLRAVLDYPLGDTAALAPVTVMGNVLGAAQTPQMSMDERVHHLMGRMPDAKVHLYGKGERPGRKIGHVNIVGGGGQGSSDDSEYVAALRERAQRAAHWLSHAEWTDGWDGH; translated from the coding sequence GTGCCACGTACTCCCAAGAGCTCCGCCGCGCCCGTCGTCGCCATGATCGGTGGCGGACAGCTGGCCAGGATGACCCACCAAGCGGCCATCGCCCTCGGTCAGACGCTGCGGGTGCTGGCGGCGGCCGCCGACGAGCCCGCCGCTCAGGTCAGTCCCGACGTGGTGCTCGGCGCGCACACCGATCTGGAGGCGCTGCGCCGGGCGGCCGCCGGAGCCGACGCCCTGACCTTCGACCACGAGCATGTGCCGACCGCCCATCTGGAGCGGTTGGTCGCCGAGGGGGTCAACGTGGCGCCGCCGCCGCAGGCGCTGATCCATGCCCAGGACAAACTGGTGATGCGGCGCAGGCTGGAGGCGCTCGGTGCGCCGATCCCGCGGTTCTCGGCGGTGGCGAGCGTCGACGACGTCGACGTGTTCGCCGCCCGGATCGGCGGTCCGGTGGTGATCAAGACCATCCGCGGCGGTTACGACGGCCGCGGTGTGGTGCTTGCCCGCGACCTGGCGCATGCCAGGGAGGCGGTCGCCGGCTATCTGGCCGACGGTGTCGAGGTGCTGTTGGAGGAGCGCGTCGCCATGCGCCGGGAGCTGTCCGCCCTGGTGGCGCGCTCGCCGTTCGGGCAGGGCGCGGCGTGGCCGGTGGTGCAGACCGTGCAGCGCGACGGGATCTGCGTGGAGGTCATCGCGCCCGCGCCGGGCCTGCCCGGGGAGGTTGCCGCCGAGGCGGAGGCGCTGGGCCTGCGACTGGCCGACGAGCTCGGTGTGGTCGGGGTGCTGGCCGTGGAGCTGTTCGACACCACCGACGGCGCGATCCTGGTCAACGAATTGGCCATGCGCCCCCACAATTCCGGGCACTGGACCATGGACGGCGCCCGCACCAGTCAGTTCGAGCAGCATCTGCGCGCGGTGCTGGACTACCCGCTCGGTGACACCGCGGCGCTGGCCCCGGTGACGGTGATGGGCAATGTGCTGGGCGCGGCGCAGACCCCGCAGATGTCGATGGACGAGCGGGTGCACCACCTGATGGGCCGGATGCCCGACGCGAAGGTGCACCTGTACGGCAAGGGAGAGCGGCCGGGCCGCAAGATCGGCCACGTCAACATCGTCGGCGGCGGGGGCCAGGGGTCCAGCGATGACTCGGAATACGTTGCGGCACTGAGGGAACGAGCGCAGCGGGCGGCGCACTGGTTGTCGCACGCCGAGTGGACCGATGGATGGGACGGGCATTAG
- a CDS encoding sugar transferase translates to MTLVRETAAPVAVERAEPAVARIGGLHWQRRYVLALTITDVFVVGAAMACAQMVRLGRPVTDFDPLTKYFGLLSVIFGFMWLGLLTAYRSRSPRVVGAGMEEYRRVLSATLSTIGVVAVTLMIFRPEYARGYLALAFPLGLVFLMLGRSGCRRVLNFYRRRGRCVTSVLAVGNPVAVKSLVQSLDRTWWYGYSVVGVCLTGRPGGGTLEVPGVGALPVLGDEGQVEEAIAQVGADTVALTATEHLGPEGVRELSWELDRLGVDLVVSPGMVDVAGPRLTMRPVAGLPLIHVEKPQYSGTKKLQKRAFDVCVAVTVLLMAFPLLLASALAIKLTSRGPVFYLSERIGLDGKPFRMIKLRTMVADADKMVASLADKNEMDGGVLFKIRQDPRVTPIGRILRRYSVDELPQFINVLKKEMSVVGPRPPLPSEADSYTDQVRRRLLVLPGITGLWQVSGRSDLSWDDSVRLDLSYVENWSISGDLVIAFKTVRTVLGGVGAY, encoded by the coding sequence GTGACTCTTGTGAGAGAGACGGCAGCGCCAGTCGCCGTAGAACGTGCCGAACCTGCCGTTGCTCGTATCGGTGGGTTGCACTGGCAGCGTCGTTACGTTCTGGCCCTGACCATCACCGACGTCTTCGTGGTCGGTGCCGCGATGGCCTGCGCCCAAATGGTCCGCCTCGGCCGGCCAGTTACCGATTTCGATCCGCTGACCAAGTACTTCGGCCTGCTCTCGGTCATCTTCGGTTTCATGTGGCTTGGTTTGCTGACGGCGTACCGGTCCCGGTCGCCACGAGTCGTGGGCGCCGGCATGGAGGAATACCGCCGCGTCCTGTCGGCCACCCTGTCCACGATCGGCGTCGTCGCGGTCACCCTGATGATCTTCCGGCCCGAGTACGCGCGCGGCTATCTCGCGCTGGCCTTCCCGCTGGGCCTGGTGTTCCTGATGCTCGGGCGCAGCGGCTGCCGCCGCGTGCTGAACTTCTACCGGCGCCGCGGACGGTGCGTCACCTCGGTGCTGGCCGTCGGTAACCCGGTGGCCGTCAAGAGCCTGGTCCAGTCGCTGGACCGGACCTGGTGGTACGGCTACTCGGTGGTCGGCGTGTGCCTGACCGGCCGGCCCGGCGGCGGCACCCTGGAGGTGCCCGGCGTGGGCGCGCTGCCGGTGCTCGGTGACGAGGGCCAGGTCGAGGAGGCCATCGCCCAGGTCGGTGCCGACACTGTCGCGCTGACCGCCACCGAACACCTCGGACCCGAAGGCGTGCGCGAGCTGTCCTGGGAACTGGACCGACTCGGCGTGGACCTCGTCGTCTCGCCCGGCATGGTGGACGTCGCGGGCCCCCGCCTGACCATGCGCCCGGTGGCCGGCCTGCCGTTGATCCACGTGGAGAAGCCGCAGTACAGCGGCACCAAGAAGCTGCAGAAGCGGGCCTTCGACGTGTGTGTGGCGGTGACCGTGCTGCTGATGGCCTTCCCGCTGCTGCTCGCCAGCGCGCTGGCCATCAAGCTCACCAGCCGCGGCCCGGTGTTCTACCTGTCGGAGCGGATCGGCCTGGACGGCAAGCCCTTCCGGATGATCAAGCTGCGCACCATGGTTGCCGACGCCGACAAGATGGTCGCCAGCCTGGCCGACAAGAACGAGATGGACGGCGGCGTGCTGTTCAAGATCCGGCAGGACCCCCGGGTCACCCCGATCGGCCGGATCCTGCGCCGCTACAGCGTCGACGAGCTGCCCCAGTTCATCAACGTGCTGAAGAAGGAGATGAGCGTGGTGGGCCCGCGCCCGCCGCTGCCGAGCGAGGCCGACTCCTACACCGATCAGGTGCGCCGCCGGCTGCTGGTGCTGCCCGGTATCACCGGCCTCTGGCAGGTCAGCGGCCGGTCGGACCTGTCCTGGGACGACTCGGTCCGCCTGGACCTGTCCTACGTGGAGAACTGGTCCATCAGCGGTGACCTCGTCATCGCCTTCAAGACCGTGCGGACCGTGCTGGGCGGGGTGGGCGCGTACTGA
- a CDS encoding lipase family protein: MRRWKSAAAVLASVALASGLIAGCSQAKPAQPPAGSGEPSIQLPADYSGSGPGTLISATKFDTIDRRMLRVSSVAARFTYTSTSGIDGSPQVVSGSVFAPNGAPPDGGWPVIVFGHGTTGVEPDCAPSLSPTLFGFSDAVRALIQLGYVMVVPDYQGLGTHDTYHPYLDAATVGHNMIDAARAVRKLVPDTSDKWVAFGVSQGGQASWAANELVNTYGAGDTRLVGSVSVSPAADVTGLADVAAEGRLTPQQAVALALFLRALKNQVPDLNLDDFRRGLVKENWDLLTGCSDVDAQKRLEIANQVQPDDLRPATPQATDELRGYLNRMSGLPRFQASAPMLIVHGDADETVPVQWTEEAVKRACDLGDTLASFIAAGRHHGDFDPIVALDWVQKRFADAPADNTCTVEGGPSILKTT, translated from the coding sequence ATGCGACGTTGGAAGTCCGCGGCGGCGGTCCTGGCTTCGGTGGCGCTGGCCTCCGGCCTGATCGCGGGCTGCTCGCAGGCCAAGCCCGCGCAACCGCCGGCGGGCTCGGGGGAGCCGTCGATCCAGCTGCCCGCCGACTACTCGGGTTCCGGGCCGGGCACGCTGATCAGCGCCACCAAGTTCGACACCATCGACCGCCGCATGCTGCGGGTCTCCTCGGTCGCGGCCCGGTTCACCTACACGTCCACCTCGGGGATCGACGGCAGCCCCCAGGTGGTCTCCGGCAGCGTGTTCGCGCCCAACGGTGCACCGCCGGACGGCGGCTGGCCCGTCATCGTCTTCGGGCACGGCACCACCGGCGTCGAGCCCGACTGCGCACCCTCGCTGTCGCCGACCCTGTTCGGGTTCTCCGATGCGGTCCGCGCCCTCATCCAGCTCGGCTATGTCATGGTGGTGCCGGATTACCAGGGCCTGGGCACCCATGACACCTATCACCCGTACCTGGACGCCGCGACCGTCGGGCACAACATGATCGACGCGGCCCGTGCGGTCCGCAAGCTGGTCCCCGACACGTCGGACAAGTGGGTGGCCTTCGGCGTCTCCCAGGGTGGCCAAGCCTCTTGGGCCGCAAACGAATTGGTCAACACCTACGGTGCCGGGGATACTCGGCTGGTCGGCTCGGTGAGCGTGTCGCCGGCCGCCGACGTGACGGGCCTGGCCGACGTCGCCGCCGAGGGCAGGTTGACACCGCAGCAGGCCGTCGCGCTGGCGCTGTTCCTGCGCGCCCTGAAGAACCAGGTTCCCGACCTGAATCTCGACGATTTCCGCCGGGGACTGGTCAAGGAGAACTGGGATCTGCTGACCGGTTGTTCGGATGTGGACGCGCAGAAGCGCCTGGAGATCGCCAACCAGGTGCAGCCCGACGACCTGCGCCCGGCCACCCCGCAGGCCACCGACGAACTGCGCGGCTACCTGAACCGGATGAGCGGGCTGCCGCGGTTCCAGGCCAGCGCGCCGATGCTGATCGTGCACGGTGACGCCGACGAGACGGTTCCGGTGCAGTGGACCGAGGAGGCCGTCAAGCGGGCCTGCGATCTCGGGGACACCCTGGCGTCGTTCATCGCGGCCGGCCGCCATCACGGCGATTTCGACCCCATCGTGGCGCTGGACTGGGTGCAGAAGCGGTTCGCCGACGCCCCGGCCGACAACACGTGCACCGTCGAAGGTGGACCCTCGATCCTGAAGACCACCTGA
- a CDS encoding lipase family protein: protein MRHKLWWGGSALAVVVVVVIGIVLVIRRDDAKPVGQGAETGAQPVAGAQLGGQDPGALVSASTMPEFNKRAQGAAINAARVVYHSTEGDTGAPTEVSASVFVPPGDAPAGGWPVIALGHGTVGIDEPCAPSLSASLLSMAEVVDKFIASGYAVTLADFQGLGAPGVHPYLDSRTAGRNIIDSVRALRKTFPNVSDRWAAWGGSQGGGAVWAASELAGGYAPDLNLIATVALAPAADVAGLVDKAVDGTLSKEQSAALVLVIESIARLDPAINRDDYRRGIVADKWDVLIACAGDAVRDREAVIDKIRPGDVAPHDAAAADRLRDHLRAWALPQQRATGPLSVTYGGEDEYIDPAWTAHAIEAACAMGTQLISEFQPEHGHGDLDVGEQFGWLLDRMHGTPASGGCA, encoded by the coding sequence ATGCGCCACAAGCTGTGGTGGGGCGGTTCGGCCCTGGCCGTCGTCGTGGTGGTCGTGATCGGCATCGTGCTGGTGATCCGGCGCGACGACGCCAAGCCGGTGGGTCAGGGCGCCGAGACGGGGGCGCAGCCCGTGGCGGGCGCCCAGCTGGGCGGACAGGATCCGGGTGCGCTGGTGAGCGCCAGCACCATGCCCGAGTTCAACAAGCGGGCGCAGGGCGCGGCGATCAACGCGGCCCGGGTGGTCTACCACTCCACCGAGGGCGACACCGGCGCGCCCACCGAGGTGTCGGCGTCGGTGTTCGTGCCGCCGGGCGACGCGCCGGCCGGTGGGTGGCCGGTCATCGCGCTCGGCCACGGCACCGTCGGCATCGACGAGCCCTGCGCGCCGTCGCTGTCGGCCTCGCTGTTGAGCATGGCCGAGGTGGTCGACAAATTCATCGCCTCCGGCTATGCGGTCACGCTGGCGGACTTCCAGGGCCTGGGCGCGCCCGGGGTGCACCCGTACCTGGATTCGCGGACGGCGGGCCGCAACATCATCGATTCGGTGCGCGCCCTGCGCAAGACCTTTCCGAACGTGTCCGACCGATGGGCGGCCTGGGGCGGTTCGCAGGGCGGTGGGGCGGTGTGGGCCGCCAGTGAGCTGGCCGGCGGCTACGCCCCGGACCTGAACCTGATCGCGACGGTGGCGCTGGCGCCGGCCGCCGACGTGGCCGGCCTGGTCGACAAGGCCGTCGACGGCACCCTGAGCAAGGAACAGTCGGCGGCCCTGGTCCTGGTCATCGAGTCGATTGCGCGGCTGGACCCGGCGATCAACCGCGACGACTACCGGCGCGGCATCGTCGCGGACAAATGGGACGTGCTCATCGCATGCGCCGGTGATGCGGTGCGCGACCGCGAGGCCGTCATCGACAAGATCCGGCCCGGCGACGTCGCCCCGCACGACGCGGCGGCGGCCGACCGGCTGCGTGACCACCTGCGTGCGTGGGCGCTGCCCCAGCAGCGCGCCACCGGCCCGCTGTCGGTGACCTACGGCGGCGAGGACGAGTACATCGACCCGGCGTGGACCGCCCACGCGATCGAGGCCGCCTGCGCCATGGGCACGCAGCTGATCTCCGAATTCCAGCCCGAGCACGGCCACGGCGACCTGGACGTCGGCGAGCAGTTCGGCTGGCTGCTCGACCGGATGCACGGCACCCCCGCCTCCGGCGGCTGTGCCTGA
- a CDS encoding acyltransferase family protein, with protein MTDTNAAREDAQPVIESQVLATSPTHRRIIGLDGVRGLGCLAVVAGHVGIAYSPIVHHKAKLDILGLALILFFVLSGFLLFLPYIRKLTKPADKATMPDTRQYALHRVFRVFPGYLVIFLICNFVLQVAYIQNSATQQLGTDQGTGMITDPWELLANLTLTQTYVPEYVQTGISPSWSLTLEIAFYASLPLLGMLLFGLRKRTGVAPLTLACLAPAILLVLGVIGRLFAPLVFQATGETSVAMQNWGPNWAAVFMRSFLTNADLFAYGMFAAILFVAIEQGVVGPRAAKRIWLLSIPGLFVAMVAALAITMTGSAFATAGIGFVSAVFIILIVLPLAWGGNSKLASFLDYKPFHFVGVISLSVYLWHYPILLLLGRYGLAAGDTWGGMFRNIAVVAAVTILLSTATYYLVEKPGLGLVKRFRKS; from the coding sequence ATGACAGATACCAACGCCGCCCGCGAGGACGCCCAGCCCGTCATCGAATCGCAGGTGCTGGCGACGTCGCCGACGCACCGGCGCATCATCGGCCTGGACGGGGTGCGCGGGCTGGGCTGCCTGGCCGTGGTCGCCGGTCACGTCGGGATCGCGTATTCGCCGATCGTGCATCACAAGGCGAAGTTGGACATCCTGGGCCTGGCGCTCATCCTGTTCTTCGTTCTCAGCGGATTCCTGCTGTTCCTGCCCTATATCCGCAAGCTGACCAAGCCGGCGGACAAGGCCACCATGCCCGACACCCGGCAGTACGCGCTGCACCGCGTGTTCCGGGTGTTCCCCGGCTATCTGGTCATCTTCTTGATCTGCAACTTCGTGCTGCAGGTGGCCTACATCCAGAACTCGGCGACCCAGCAGCTGGGCACCGATCAGGGCACCGGCATGATCACCGATCCGTGGGAGCTGCTGGCCAACCTGACGCTCACCCAGACCTACGTCCCGGAGTACGTGCAGACCGGCATCAGCCCGTCCTGGTCGTTGACGCTGGAGATCGCGTTCTACGCGTCGCTGCCGCTGCTCGGCATGCTGTTGTTCGGACTGCGTAAGCGCACCGGTGTCGCGCCGCTGACGCTGGCCTGCCTGGCCCCGGCCATCCTGCTGGTGCTCGGCGTCATCGGCCGGTTGTTCGCGCCGCTGGTGTTCCAGGCCACCGGGGAGACCAGCGTGGCCATGCAGAACTGGGGTCCGAACTGGGCCGCGGTGTTCATGCGCAGCTTCTTGACCAATGCCGATCTGTTCGCGTATGGCATGTTCGCCGCCATCCTGTTCGTCGCCATCGAGCAGGGCGTCGTCGGCCCCCGCGCCGCCAAGCGGATCTGGCTGCTGTCCATCCCCGGACTGTTCGTCGCGATGGTGGCCGCGCTGGCGATCACCATGACCGGAAGCGCCTTCGCGACGGCCGGAATCGGTTTCGTCTCAGCCGTTTTCATCATCCTGATCGTGCTGCCGCTGGCGTGGGGCGGGAATTCGAAACTGGCCAGCTTCCTGGATTACAAGCCGTTCCACTTCGTCGGCGTCATCTCGCTGTCGGTGTACCTGTGGCACTACCCGATCCTGCTGCTGCTGGGCCGCTACGGGCTGGCCGCCGGGGACACCTGGGGTGGCATGTTCCGCAATATCGCCGTCGTGGCGGCGGTGACCATCCTGCTCTCCACCGCCACCTACTACCTGGTCGAGAAACCCGGCCTGGGCCTGGTCAAGCGATTCCGGAAGAGTTGA
- a CDS encoding YveK family protein — translation MRAPVDVPRFRDYLKIMAGGWLVILLATLASAGAAYGAQQLLRDRDYEASVLLMAQVAGDPATFSAYAGGMGANARIATYVGLAQSDLVARRTIDQIPGLGMTPEQLIAETSATWEPGGVNRFGRPNSALLRVKVTDPDPRRAVGLVNAVAANLMAISRELEWTQSQPTDPIQYTGPIAELVPVDAATTATRVPAPMLKGVAVGAGVGFALSLILVLAVGITRDKVLTPAQLNHIAKQAMSGNA, via the coding sequence TTGAGAGCCCCGGTCGACGTCCCGCGGTTCCGCGACTACCTGAAGATCATGGCCGGCGGGTGGCTGGTCATCCTGCTCGCCACGCTGGCCTCGGCGGGTGCGGCGTACGGGGCGCAGCAGCTGCTGCGCGACCGCGACTACGAGGCGTCGGTGTTGCTGATGGCGCAGGTGGCCGGTGACCCGGCCACCTTCTCGGCCTACGCGGGCGGGATGGGCGCCAACGCCCGCATCGCCACCTATGTGGGGCTGGCGCAGTCGGATCTGGTGGCCCGGCGCACCATCGATCAGATCCCGGGTCTGGGGATGACGCCGGAACAGTTGATCGCCGAGACCTCGGCCACCTGGGAGCCCGGCGGGGTGAACCGGTTCGGCCGGCCCAACTCGGCCCTGCTGCGGGTGAAGGTCACCGATCCGGATCCGCGCCGCGCGGTCGGATTGGTCAACGCGGTGGCGGCCAACCTGATGGCCATCTCGCGGGAGCTGGAATGGACGCAGTCCCAGCCCACCGACCCGATCCAGTACACCGGCCCGATCGCCGAACTGGTGCCGGTGGACGCCGCGACGACGGCCACCAGGGTGCCCGCGCCGATGCTCAAGGGTGTCGCGGTGGGCGCCGGCGTGGGTTTCGCGCTCAGCCTGATCCTGGTGCTCGCGGTGGGCATCACCCGGGACAAGGTGCTGACCCCGGCACAGCTGAATCACATCGCCAAGCAGGCGATGTCCGGTAATGCGTAG
- a CDS encoding biotin--[acetyl-CoA-carboxylase] ligase, with protein MTAEPRALDAAALRAALDTEDTAARPWRRLDIVEVTGSTNADLIARSRDGDDIAGAVLLAEHQTAGRGRGGRSWAGVRHGQIIMSVGIATDGVDEQRWGLVPLLAGVAVVDTLSASGIDAGLKWPNDVLIGTAKIAGILAEVASPKPVIVLGIGLNVAVRPEEIGQPQATSVYQLGVEADRTDIVRTLLARLGERIGQWRTGDTDALLDDYRARSATLGARVRAQLPGGRDIVGTAEAIDGQGRLRIGTESGSEVVSAADIVHLRPAGDGAVE; from the coding sequence ATGACTGCTGAACCGCGGGCCCTGGACGCCGCGGCGCTGCGCGCCGCACTCGACACGGAGGACACCGCGGCGCGACCGTGGCGCCGCCTGGACATCGTCGAGGTCACCGGATCCACCAACGCCGACCTCATCGCACGCTCCCGCGACGGTGACGACATAGCCGGGGCGGTGCTGCTGGCCGAGCATCAGACCGCCGGTCGTGGGCGCGGCGGGCGGTCCTGGGCGGGTGTCCGGCATGGGCAGATCATCATGTCGGTGGGTATCGCCACCGACGGCGTCGACGAGCAGCGCTGGGGTCTGGTGCCGCTGCTGGCCGGCGTCGCGGTCGTCGACACGCTGTCCGCGTCGGGCATCGACGCCGGGCTCAAGTGGCCCAACGACGTGCTCATCGGCACCGCCAAGATCGCCGGGATCCTGGCCGAGGTGGCCTCCCCGAAACCCGTCATCGTGCTGGGGATCGGGCTCAACGTCGCCGTCCGGCCCGAGGAGATCGGCCAGCCGCAGGCCACCTCGGTGTATCAGCTCGGGGTCGAGGCGGATCGCACCGATATCGTGCGGACGTTGTTGGCGCGGCTGGGGGAGCGGATCGGGCAATGGCGGACCGGTGACACCGACGCGCTGCTCGACGATTACCGCGCCCGCAGCGCGACGTTGGGGGCCCGGGTGCGTGCCCAGTTGCCGGGAGGCCGGGACATCGTCGGCACGGCCGAGGCCATCGACGGGCAGGGCCGGCTGCGCATCGGTACCGAGAGCGGCAGTGAAGTGGTTTCGGCGGCCGATATTGTGCATTTGCGGCCCGCGGGCGACGGGGCGGTTGAGTAA
- a CDS encoding GtrA family protein — protein MSFADATIARLPRPIRPFAERHHELIKFALVGATTFVIDSAIFYTLKLTVLEPKPVTAKIIAGIVAVIASYILNREWSFKDRGGRERHHEALLFFVVSGVGVLLSMAPLWVSSYMLGLRVPEVSLTVENIADFVSAYVIGNLLQMAFRFWAFRRFVFPDEFARNPDKALESTLTAGGIAEAFEDHHEQASGTVTPLRRSRRAAQLGDSSEPRVSKTS, from the coding sequence GTGTCCTTTGCTGATGCCACGATCGCGCGGCTGCCTCGCCCGATCCGGCCGTTCGCCGAGCGGCACCATGAACTGATCAAATTCGCACTGGTCGGTGCCACCACCTTCGTCATCGACTCGGCGATCTTCTACACCCTCAAGCTCACCGTGCTGGAACCCAAGCCGGTGACCGCCAAGATCATCGCCGGCATCGTCGCGGTGATCGCCTCCTACATCCTGAACCGGGAGTGGAGCTTCAAGGACCGCGGCGGCCGCGAACGCCACCACGAGGCGCTGCTGTTCTTCGTGGTCAGCGGCGTCGGGGTGCTGCTGAGCATGGCCCCGCTGTGGGTGTCCAGCTACATGCTGGGGCTGCGCGTGCCCGAGGTGTCACTCACGGTCGAGAACATCGCCGACTTCGTCTCGGCGTACGTCATCGGCAACCTGCTGCAGATGGCCTTCCGATTCTGGGCGTTCCGCCGCTTCGTCTTCCCCGACGAGTTCGCGCGCAACCCCGACAAGGCGCTGGAATCCACGCTCACCGCCGGCGGTATCGCCGAGGCGTTCGAGGACCATCACGAGCAGGCCAGCGGCACCGTCACCCCGTTGCGGCGGTCCCGCCGCGCGGCTCAGCTGGGTGATTCCTCGGAACCCAGGGTGTCGAAGACTTCGTGA
- a CDS encoding PH domain-containing protein has product MGYPENVLAKDERVVLHRHPHWKRLIGAVLVLLVATALAAFGAGWVNQTDWDGNAKRILFAVIGVIWLILVGWLTVWPFLNWWTTHFVITDRRVMFRHGLLTRSGIDIPLARINSVEFRHGLLDRMLRTGTLVIESAAQDPLEFHDIPRVEQVHSLLYHEVFDTLGSEESPS; this is encoded by the coding sequence GTGGGCTACCCGGAGAACGTGCTGGCCAAGGATGAGCGGGTGGTGCTGCACCGGCATCCGCACTGGAAGCGGTTGATCGGCGCGGTACTGGTGCTGCTGGTCGCCACCGCGCTGGCGGCCTTCGGCGCGGGCTGGGTGAACCAGACCGATTGGGACGGCAACGCCAAACGGATCCTGTTCGCGGTCATCGGCGTGATCTGGCTGATCCTGGTGGGGTGGCTGACGGTGTGGCCGTTCCTGAATTGGTGGACAACGCATTTCGTCATCACCGACCGCCGGGTGATGTTCCGCCACGGGCTGCTCACCCGCAGTGGGATCGATATCCCGCTGGCCCGGATCAACAGTGTGGAATTCCGGCACGGCCTGCTGGACCGCATGCTGCGCACCGGAACGCTGGTCATCGAATCAGCGGCGCAGGATCCCCTGGAATTCCACGACATCCCGCGGGTGGAGCAGGTGCACTCCCTGCTGTATCACGAAGTCTTCGACACCCTGGGTTCCGAGGAATCACCCAGCTGA
- a CDS encoding lipase family protein translates to MPRSVSETPGIPSDTRRPRRIRRAIVAVALIAVVVAEIAAAVALLPFAVPVGLAYLNLFPSSGGAPAPIQSADRSGSGPGTLVSATTMPGVTRRIEARGLRAARVLYRSTNGDTGEQTVVSGSVFVPTGTPPPGGWRVVAVGHGTLGIDGPCAPSLSDNMMGLLPFVTAFTGRGFAVAVADYEGLGTKGNHPYLDARTAGLNIIDSVRALRHTFGDVSSAWMAFGHSQGGAATWAADEQAGRYAAELTLMGAVAAAPAADVSGFVDKALAHTLTPDQLLAMPVIVESLARRHPDLNRDDYRSGAATKYWQVLTACQAPEIYQRGDAGAQLRPEFVAPRDAAAADRLRRLLRDWALPQRPLSAPLSVWYGGADTLVDSAWTAAAIAKACAMGGTVTVQFEPGKGHGDVDLASQLDWMAKRFADQPVRDDC, encoded by the coding sequence GTGCCGCGGTCCGTGTCTGAAACCCCTGGAATCCCCTCCGACACGCGGCGGCCGCGCCGCATCAGGCGCGCAATCGTCGCCGTCGCACTGATCGCCGTCGTCGTCGCCGAAATCGCGGCGGCCGTGGCACTTCTGCCGTTCGCCGTGCCGGTCGGGCTGGCCTATCTCAACCTCTTCCCGTCCTCCGGCGGCGCGCCGGCCCCCATCCAGAGCGCCGACCGCAGCGGTTCCGGCCCCGGGACGCTGGTGTCGGCCACCACGATGCCCGGGGTGACCCGCAGGATCGAGGCGCGGGGGCTGCGGGCCGCGCGGGTGTTGTACCGGTCCACCAACGGGGACACCGGCGAGCAGACCGTCGTGTCGGGGTCGGTGTTCGTCCCGACGGGAACCCCGCCGCCCGGTGGTTGGCGGGTGGTCGCGGTCGGGCACGGCACGCTCGGCATCGACGGGCCCTGCGCACCGTCGTTGTCCGACAACATGATGGGCCTGCTGCCGTTCGTCACCGCGTTCACCGGCCGCGGTTTCGCCGTCGCGGTCGCCGACTATGAAGGCTTGGGCACCAAGGGAAACCACCCGTATCTCGATGCCCGCACCGCAGGCCTGAACATCATCGACAGCGTACGGGCGTTGCGGCACACCTTCGGTGACGTGTCTTCGGCCTGGATGGCGTTCGGCCACTCGCAGGGCGGCGCGGCGACCTGGGCCGCCGACGAGCAGGCCGGCCGGTACGCGGCCGAACTGACCCTGATGGGGGCGGTGGCCGCCGCACCGGCCGCCGACGTGTCCGGGTTCGTGGACAAGGCGCTGGCGCACACCCTGACCCCCGACCAGCTGCTGGCCATGCCGGTCATCGTGGAGTCCCTGGCCCGCAGGCATCCCGACCTCAACCGCGACGACTACCGGTCCGGTGCGGCCACCAAGTACTGGCAGGTGCTCACCGCCTGCCAGGCGCCGGAGATCTATCAGCGCGGCGACGCCGGCGCGCAGCTGCGCCCCGAATTCGTCGCGCCCCGCGACGCCGCCGCGGCCGACCGGCTGCGCCGGCTGCTGCGTGACTGGGCGCTGCCGCAGCGTCCGCTGTCGGCGCCGCTGTCGGTCTGGTACGGCGGGGCCGATACGCTGGTCGACTCGGCCTGGACGGCCGCAGCGATCGCGAAGGCATGCGCCATGGGAGGAACGGTGACGGTGCAGTTCGAACCGGGGAAGGGGCATGGAGACGTGGACCTGGCTTCCCAATTGGATTGGATGGCAAAACGTTTCGCCGACCAGCCGGTGCGCGATGACTGCTGA